Proteins found in one Arcobacter sp. F155 genomic segment:
- a CDS encoding thiamine phosphate synthase, with translation MRDDLVSYLITDPEYYSNDLILFEKNLRKVFNSKKIDMACFRDKQSSNYKELAEVFVKVCKEFNIKKILLNENYKLAHELKAHGVHLTSKQFDDIQKAKDLDLYTIISCHNFTDVENAQKKHINAITYSPIFDTPNKGEPKGMSKLREVIRSYEDLDVIALGGIVNEDNLKLISKTRAYGFASIRYFI, from the coding sequence ATGAGAGATGATTTGGTTAGTTATCTAATAACTGATCCTGAATACTATTCAAATGATTTAATATTATTTGAAAAAAACCTAAGAAAAGTTTTTAATTCTAAAAAAATTGATATGGCTTGTTTTAGAGATAAACAATCTTCAAACTATAAAGAACTAGCAGAAGTTTTTGTTAAAGTTTGCAAAGAGTTTAATATAAAAAAGATTTTATTAAATGAAAACTATAAACTAGCACATGAACTAAAAGCACATGGTGTTCATCTTACATCAAAACAGTTCGATGATATTCAAAAGGCAAAAGATTTAGACCTTTATACTATTATCTCATGCCACAATTTTACAGATGTAGAAAATGCACAAAAAAAACATATAAATGCAATTACTTACTCTCCAATATTTGATACACCAAATAAAGGTGAACCAAAAGGAATGTCAAAATTAAGAGAAGTAATTAGGTCATATGAAGATTTAGATGTAATTGCCTTAGGTGGCATAGTAAATGAAGATAATCTAAAACTCATTTCAAAGACTAGAGCCTATGGCTTTGCTTCAATTAGGTATTTTATTTAA
- a CDS encoding F0F1 ATP synthase subunit A, giving the protein MEGRLFTFLGSIGGHGQEWIILSHFVLVVGVIFLLARSATKKMQLVPTGTQNVLEAYIQGVISIGKDSMGEENARRYLPLIGALGLVIFLSNMTGVIPGFESPTANINFTLSLALIVFIYYNYVGIKKNGFVNYFKHFMGPMPILAPLMFPIEIISHFSRIISLSFRLFGSVRGDDMFLMVLLMLVPWLVPLAGFFMLAAFGVLQAFIFMILTYVYIAGSVMMEHEDH; this is encoded by the coding sequence ATTCTTAGGCTCTATCGGTGGTCACGGTCAAGAATGGATCATTTTATCACACTTTGTACTAGTAGTGGGAGTTATCTTTTTACTAGCAAGATCTGCAACTAAAAAAATGCAACTTGTTCCAACTGGTACACAAAATGTTTTAGAAGCGTACATCCAAGGTGTTATCTCAATTGGAAAAGATTCAATGGGAGAAGAAAATGCTAGAAGATATTTACCATTAATTGGTGCTTTAGGTTTAGTTATTTTCCTAAGTAACATGACTGGTGTTATTCCAGGTTTTGAATCACCAACTGCTAATATTAACTTTACTTTATCTTTAGCACTTATTGTATTTATTTACTATAATTACGTAGGTATTAAGAAAAATGGTTTTGTTAACTATTTCAAACACTTTATGGGACCTATGCCAATCTTAGCTCCATTAATGTTCCCTATTGAGATTATTTCTCACTTTTCAAGAATTATCTCATTATCATTCAGACTTTTTGGTTCTGTAAGAGGGGATGACATGTTCTTAATGGTATTATTAATGTTAGTACCATGGTTAGTTCCATTAGCTGGTTTCTTTATGTTAGCTGCTTTTGGTGTTTTACAAGCATTCATTTTCATGATTTTAACTTACGTTTATATCGCAGGTTCAGTTATGATGGAGCATGAGGATCACTAA